A region of Alosa alosa isolate M-15738 ecotype Scorff River chromosome 17, AALO_Geno_1.1, whole genome shotgun sequence DNA encodes the following proteins:
- the LOC125310470 gene encoding flocculation protein FLO11-like: protein MAKRGRKTKHGKRTQAEETAEATGNTSKTSATVPVPDVGLSYEQLTAITQLLEEDTDEEQERELKNTALREMIRKGLKIMMEPTTSEIVQKHLPSAPKIVEKVKAFDQQLAEEMLKKVFDMVEVMFIELITKDEISKDFSSIFLMPENKGQGEQQCLPKKMEEWTLDQYKLLITRLTGHVTIIMLDHLMHTCKNDLTNDAKLWKVGFTKPVYLLTHNLAMQAANTAYHNKFKDYLKPGKRSKPFCLPGKASLVSAPALTSPSGAASREATGSASKPSSSNQQAPATTPASRPAQTASRPQSAAAQKSASVASRSLCSNQQAPATTPASRPAQTAPKPAAAQQSTSVASRSPCSNQQSSAATPASRPAQTASRPQSAAAQQTASVASRSPCSNQQLSAVTAASRPAQTAPKPQSAAQQSASVASRSPCSNQQLSAATPASRPAQTASRPQSAAAQQTASVASRSPCSIQQLSAATPASRPAQTASKSQSAAAAQQSAFVASGSIKHQNVSAAPVSTTVPPPEKPERITMMVIEVVLSSIRDLTRLGMLPVKNDA from the exons GTCCCCGTGCctgatgtaggcctatcttATGAACAATTAACCGCTATTACACAGTTATTAGAG GAGGACACAGATGAAGAGCAGGAAAGAGAACTCAAGAACACTGCACTGAGGGAGATGATTAGAAAAGGGCTGAAGATAATGATGGAACCTACG ACATCAGAAATTGTACAGAAGCATCTCCCCTCTGCACCCAAGATTGTTGAGAAGGTGAAGGCCTTTGACCAGCAGTTGGCTGAGGAGATGCTGAAAAAAGTGTTTGACATGGTGGAGGTGATGTTCATCGAGCTGATCACCAAAGACGAGATCAGCAAAGATTTCTCCTCCATTTTCCTCATGCCCGAAAACAAAGGGCAGGGAGAACAACAGTGTCTCCCCAAGAAGATGGAGGAGTGGACCCTAGACCAATACAAGCTCCTGATAACACGTCTCACCGGTCACGTCACTATCATCATGCTGGACCACCTGATGCACACCTGTAAAAATGACCTGACCAATGACGCTAAGCTGTGGAAGGTAGGCTTCACCAAACCAGTCTACCTGCTCACGCACAACTTGGCAATGCAGGCTGCCAACACAGCTTACCACAACAAGTTTAAAGATTACTTGAAGCCTGGCAAAAGGAGCAAGCCGTTCTGTTTACCAGGCAAAGCCTCACTTGTATCAGCACCTGCACTGACGTCTCCGTCTGGAGCAGCTTCTCGAGAGGCTACTGGGTCGGCCTCCAAACCTTCAAGTAGCAACCAACAGGCCCCTGCTACTACACCAGCCTCAAGACCTGCCCAAACAGCATCCAGGCCTcagtcagcagcagcacagaagTCTGCCTCTGTGGCCTCCAGATCTCTGTGTAGCAACCAGCAGGCCCCTGCTACTACACCAGCCTCAAGACCTGCCCAAACAGCCCCCaagccagcagcagcacagcaatCTACCTCTGTGGCCTCCAGATCTCCATGTAGCAACCAACAGTCGTCTGCTGCCACGCCAGCCTCAAGACCTGCCCAAACAGCCTCCAGGCCTCAGTCCGCAGCTGCACAGCAAACTGCTTCAGTGGCCTCCAGATCTCCATGTAGCAACCAACAGCTCTCTGCTGTCACGGCTGCCTCAAGACCTGCCCAAACAGCCCCCAAGCCTCAGTCAGCAGCACAGCAATCTGCCTCTGTGGCCTCCAGATCTCCATGTAGCAACCAACAGCTCTCTGCTGCCACGCCAGCCTCAAGACCTGCCCAAACAGCCTCCAGGCCTCAGTCCGCAGCTGCACAGCAAACTGCTTCAGTGGCCTCCAGATCTCCATGTAGCATCCAACAGTTGTCTGCTGCCACGCCAGCCTCAAGACCTGCCCAAACAGCCTCCAAGTCtcagtcagcagcagcagcacagcaatCAGCCTTTGTGGCCTCTGGATCTATCAAACACCAAAACGTTTCTGCTGCCCCAGTGAGCACCACTGTACCCCCACCAGAGAAGCCTGAGAGGATTACAATGATGGTCATAGAGGTGGTTCTCAGCTCAATCAGAGACCTGACCAGACTGGGAATGCTGCCTGTGAAGAACGATGCGTAA
- the si:ch211-214j24.15 gene encoding GTPase IMAP family member 8 isoform X1, giving the protein MRYLIKKVKCLNGKGLNESVCTAGYQLGGPGQPLSELRIILIGGRNSGKMCVGNTIIGAEEFVTRERTTCLRRQAKVLGKHVIVTDTPGWWCDFHASDTPELVKKEIVRSVTLSLPGPHIFLLVIKVDSAFTEKRRRAVQEHLELLGEAAWRHTCVIFTKGEHSNKVAIENHIKRGGRPLEWILEKCGKRYHALYINCGHDMTQSVHLLEKIEVMIAGIGGLYFEMDQHILREVEDCRSGTVLRAQQRWMRVKSQRCLLSGQSKPLDKLSLVLLGARGSGKSSVGNTIISGQEEFNRKRRTAHCVTKTCRVSGRQVSLVDTPGWWMNYYAQDSPASMKRELMRSAHLCPPGPHCFLLVVRVDKAFTVMYARALQEHVELLSERVWNHTIVLFSFGDWLGDTTIEQYIESEGRAIQWLVEKCGNRYHVFNNKSKGDGFQVTMMLEKIDEMLAGNSGHLYEKDEKIFMELEKRRKADKGRARDRAMKVGKQRKVLRSLVEMVKVPTDLKITLLGERHSGKSAAGNTILSREEFEVGGHDIDLVEKKGDVAGRELTVIKVPALDSVALEKYNFIEELSLHAHGCGVLLLVVNCSSSFHNVEFKATVSRLSALGKQLWHRTMVLFTNGDWLGGTTIEQHIESEGEPLQKLVENCGNRYHILDNKNRDDRGQVSELLEKIEEMLVLVRLKDQKYKDAVDATVMGLSAKLEKLKTNNNAGTPEGISLSQDRCPMERAGVFNNLGVSESPNVSDITPAQERPHGLARPAGERCICDAMVAARSSSAVIQINDGWQWPSVNAGRRVLVANVPEWLCSGVSQGPRGLGSNGWTPVSTDGSLAWLVVTPVSKRQSRMLLGKEDAEHMADCVESPSSPTKQHDQRHLKEFIKSGSLQALIDEWGDSNIEELEAFIDSYLEMVLQESVESALTEPSSSDTSSSIKHAGVSVVEACHEVLSSIDRKLSKLGLIDGMQRDLQELKSTLERSSKIIQDLMDPGRQTADNSVSKQAKRQCEDNTLEIKER; this is encoded by the exons ATGAGATATTTGATCAAAAAAG TAAAATGCCTGAATGGAAAAGGTCTGAATGAATCAGTGTGCACTGCAGGATATCAACTTGGAG GGCCAGGACAGCCGCTCTCAGAACTCCGGATTATTCTCATTGGAGGAAGAAACTCTGGAAAAATGTGCGTGGGAAACACAATCATAGGTGCAGAGGAGTTTGTCACACGAGAGCGAACCACCTGTCTGAGGAGACAGGCCAAGGTTTTGGGCAAGCATGTTATTGTCACTGACACCCCGGGCTGGTGGTGTGACTTCCACGCTAGCGACACCCCAGAGCTTGTGAAGAAGGAGATTGTTCGTAGTGTAACACTGAGCCTCCCAGGTCCGCACATTTTTCTTCTGGTCATCAAAGTAGACTCGGCCTTTACCGAGAAGCGAAGACGGGCTGTTCAAGAGCATCTCGAACTTCTTGGCGAGGCGGCATGGCGCCACACTTGTGTTATATTCACAAAAGGAGAACACTCAAATAAGGTTGCAATTGAAAACCACATCAAAAGGGGAGGGAGACCCTTGGAGTGGATCCTTGAGAAATGTGGCAAGAGGTATCATGCCCTTTACATTAACTGTGGGCATGATATGACACAAAGTGTGCATCTATTGGAGAAGATAGAGGTGATGATAGCAGGAATAGGTGGGCTCTATTTTGAGATGGACCAACACATTCTGCGAGAAGTGGAGGACTGCAGGTCTGGCACGGTTCTGAGGGCCCAACAGCGATGGATGAGGGTGAAATCCCAAAGGTGCCTGCTCAGTG GTCAGTCAAAACCCTTGGACAAACTGAGTCTTGTTCTATTGGGTGCAAGGGGATCGGGGAAAAGCTCTGTGGGGAATACCATTATTTCTGGACAGGAAGAGTTTAACAGAAAGAGGCGAACAGCTCACTGTGTAACCAAAACATGCAGAGTGTCAGGGAGGCAAGTCTCCCTGGTGGACACCCCTGGCTGGTGGATGAACTACTATGCACAAGACTCACCAGCGTCCATGAAACGGGAGTTGATGCGAAGTGCGCATCTGTGTCCCCCTGGTCCGCACTGCTTTCTTCTCGTGGTGCGTGTGGACAAGGCCTTCACTGTTATGTATGCAAGAGCTTTACAGGAACATGTGGAACTCCTCAGCGAAAGAGTATGGAACCACACTATTgttttattcagctttggtgaCTGGCTGGGAGACACAACCATTGAACAATACATTGAGAGTGAAGGAAGAGCCATCCAGTGGCTGGTTGAGAAATGTGGTAACAGGTATCATGTTTTCAACAACAAAAGCAAAGGAGATGGGTTCCAAGTCACTATGATGCTGGAGAAGATTGACGAAATGCTGGCAGGAAACAGTGGTCACCTTTACGAGAAAGATGAGAAGATATTTATGGAGTtggaaaagaggagaaaggCTGACAAAGGAAGGGCAAGAGACAGAGCAATGAAAGTTGGGAAACAGCGAAAGGTGCTGAGATCACTTGTTG AGATGGTCAAAGTCCCCACTGACCTGAAGATCACATTGCTTGGGGAAAGACACTCTGGCAAGAGTGCCGCTGGAAACACAATCCTGAGCAGAGAGGAGTTTGAAGTTGGTGGCCATGACATTGATTTGGTTGAAAAAAAGGGAGATGTGGCTGGAAGAGAGTTAACAGTCATAAAGGTTCCAGCATTGGACTCTGTGGCCCTGGAGAAATACAACTTTATTGAGGAACTATCGCTTCATGCCCATGGGTGTGGTGTCCTCCTGTTAGTTGTGAACTGTAGTTCCTCATTCCACAATGTGGAATTTAAAGCAACAGTGTCACGCCTGTCTGCACTTGGGAAACAGCTGTGGCATCGCACCATGGTTCTTTTCACCAATGGGGACTGGCTGGGAGGCACCACCATAGAGCAGCACATTGAGAGTGAAGGGGAACCACTTCAAAAGCTGGTTGAGAACTGTGGAAATAGATACCACATTCTGGACAACAAGAACCGAGATGACAGAGGCCAAGTGTCAGAGCTTCTGGAGAAAATTGAGGAAATGCTTGTGCTGGTGAGGCTCAAGGACCAAAAGTACAAGGATGCTGTAGATGCAACTGTTATGGGACTTTCAGCAAAGTTAGAAAAGCTTAAGACAAATAATAATGCAGGCACACCTGagggcatctctctctcacaagacA GGTGTCCCATGGAGAGAGCAGGAGTTTTTAATAATTTGGGTGTTTCTGAGTCTCCAAATGTATCGGATATCACCCCTGCACAAGAAAGACCTCATGGACTGGCTAGGCCTGCAGGTGAACGATGCATATGTGACGCAATGGTGGCAGCGAGAAGCTCTTCAGCGGTTATACAGATAAATGACGGTTGGCAGTGGCCCTCAGTGAATGCCGGAAGAAGGGTGCTGGTAGCAAATGTTCCAGAGTGGTTGTGCTCAGGGGTCTCACAGGGCCCTAGAGGGTTGGGGTCAAATGGCTGGACTCCTGTCTCCACAGATGGGAGCCTTGCTTGGCTTGTGGTCACTCCAGTTTCAAAAAGGCAATCTCGCATGCTGCTTGGAAAAGAAGATGCTGAACACATGGCTGACTGTGTTGAAAGCCCATCGTCCCCTACTAAGCAACATGACCAAAGACACCTGAAAGAATTTATCAAGTCAGGAAGCCTCCAAGCACTAATAGATGAATGGGGAGACAGTAATATCGAGGAGCTAGAGGCCTTCATAGACTCTTACTTAGAGATGGTCTTGCAGGAATCAGTAGAATCAGCCTTAACAGAGCCGAGCAGTTCTGACACCAGCAGCTCTATCAAACATGCTGGTGTGAGTGTGGTTGAAGCTTGCCATGAGGTTCTATCATCCATTGACAGGAAACTCTCTAAGCTTGGTTTGATTGATGGGATGCAAAGGGACTTACAGGAGCTGAAGTCCACTTTGGAGCGGAGCAGCAAGATCATCCAGGATCTTATGGACCCAGGTAGACAAACGGCAGACAACTCAGTGTCCAAACAGGCAAAGAGACAATGTGAGGACAACACCTTAGAAATAAAAGAAAGATAA
- the si:ch211-214j24.15 gene encoding GTPase IMAP family member 8 isoform X2, producing the protein MATKEIQRQGPGQPLSELRIILIGGRNSGKMCVGNTIIGAEEFVTRERTTCLRRQAKVLGKHVIVTDTPGWWCDFHASDTPELVKKEIVRSVTLSLPGPHIFLLVIKVDSAFTEKRRRAVQEHLELLGEAAWRHTCVIFTKGEHSNKVAIENHIKRGGRPLEWILEKCGKRYHALYINCGHDMTQSVHLLEKIEVMIAGIGGLYFEMDQHILREVEDCRSGTVLRAQQRWMRVKSQRCLLSGQSKPLDKLSLVLLGARGSGKSSVGNTIISGQEEFNRKRRTAHCVTKTCRVSGRQVSLVDTPGWWMNYYAQDSPASMKRELMRSAHLCPPGPHCFLLVVRVDKAFTVMYARALQEHVELLSERVWNHTIVLFSFGDWLGDTTIEQYIESEGRAIQWLVEKCGNRYHVFNNKSKGDGFQVTMMLEKIDEMLAGNSGHLYEKDEKIFMELEKRRKADKGRARDRAMKVGKQRKVLRSLVEMVKVPTDLKITLLGERHSGKSAAGNTILSREEFEVGGHDIDLVEKKGDVAGRELTVIKVPALDSVALEKYNFIEELSLHAHGCGVLLLVVNCSSSFHNVEFKATVSRLSALGKQLWHRTMVLFTNGDWLGGTTIEQHIESEGEPLQKLVENCGNRYHILDNKNRDDRGQVSELLEKIEEMLVLVRLKDQKYKDAVDATVMGLSAKLEKLKTNNNAGTPEGISLSQDRCPMERAGVFNNLGVSESPNVSDITPAQERPHGLARPAGERCICDAMVAARSSSAVIQINDGWQWPSVNAGRRVLVANVPEWLCSGVSQGPRGLGSNGWTPVSTDGSLAWLVVTPVSKRQSRMLLGKEDAEHMADCVESPSSPTKQHDQRHLKEFIKSGSLQALIDEWGDSNIEELEAFIDSYLEMVLQESVESALTEPSSSDTSSSIKHAGVSVVEACHEVLSSIDRKLSKLGLIDGMQRDLQELKSTLERSSKIIQDLMDPGRQTADNSVSKQAKRQCEDNTLEIKER; encoded by the exons ATGGCCACTAAAGAAATACAGAGACAAG GGCCAGGACAGCCGCTCTCAGAACTCCGGATTATTCTCATTGGAGGAAGAAACTCTGGAAAAATGTGCGTGGGAAACACAATCATAGGTGCAGAGGAGTTTGTCACACGAGAGCGAACCACCTGTCTGAGGAGACAGGCCAAGGTTTTGGGCAAGCATGTTATTGTCACTGACACCCCGGGCTGGTGGTGTGACTTCCACGCTAGCGACACCCCAGAGCTTGTGAAGAAGGAGATTGTTCGTAGTGTAACACTGAGCCTCCCAGGTCCGCACATTTTTCTTCTGGTCATCAAAGTAGACTCGGCCTTTACCGAGAAGCGAAGACGGGCTGTTCAAGAGCATCTCGAACTTCTTGGCGAGGCGGCATGGCGCCACACTTGTGTTATATTCACAAAAGGAGAACACTCAAATAAGGTTGCAATTGAAAACCACATCAAAAGGGGAGGGAGACCCTTGGAGTGGATCCTTGAGAAATGTGGCAAGAGGTATCATGCCCTTTACATTAACTGTGGGCATGATATGACACAAAGTGTGCATCTATTGGAGAAGATAGAGGTGATGATAGCAGGAATAGGTGGGCTCTATTTTGAGATGGACCAACACATTCTGCGAGAAGTGGAGGACTGCAGGTCTGGCACGGTTCTGAGGGCCCAACAGCGATGGATGAGGGTGAAATCCCAAAGGTGCCTGCTCAGTG GTCAGTCAAAACCCTTGGACAAACTGAGTCTTGTTCTATTGGGTGCAAGGGGATCGGGGAAAAGCTCTGTGGGGAATACCATTATTTCTGGACAGGAAGAGTTTAACAGAAAGAGGCGAACAGCTCACTGTGTAACCAAAACATGCAGAGTGTCAGGGAGGCAAGTCTCCCTGGTGGACACCCCTGGCTGGTGGATGAACTACTATGCACAAGACTCACCAGCGTCCATGAAACGGGAGTTGATGCGAAGTGCGCATCTGTGTCCCCCTGGTCCGCACTGCTTTCTTCTCGTGGTGCGTGTGGACAAGGCCTTCACTGTTATGTATGCAAGAGCTTTACAGGAACATGTGGAACTCCTCAGCGAAAGAGTATGGAACCACACTATTgttttattcagctttggtgaCTGGCTGGGAGACACAACCATTGAACAATACATTGAGAGTGAAGGAAGAGCCATCCAGTGGCTGGTTGAGAAATGTGGTAACAGGTATCATGTTTTCAACAACAAAAGCAAAGGAGATGGGTTCCAAGTCACTATGATGCTGGAGAAGATTGACGAAATGCTGGCAGGAAACAGTGGTCACCTTTACGAGAAAGATGAGAAGATATTTATGGAGTtggaaaagaggagaaaggCTGACAAAGGAAGGGCAAGAGACAGAGCAATGAAAGTTGGGAAACAGCGAAAGGTGCTGAGATCACTTGTTG AGATGGTCAAAGTCCCCACTGACCTGAAGATCACATTGCTTGGGGAAAGACACTCTGGCAAGAGTGCCGCTGGAAACACAATCCTGAGCAGAGAGGAGTTTGAAGTTGGTGGCCATGACATTGATTTGGTTGAAAAAAAGGGAGATGTGGCTGGAAGAGAGTTAACAGTCATAAAGGTTCCAGCATTGGACTCTGTGGCCCTGGAGAAATACAACTTTATTGAGGAACTATCGCTTCATGCCCATGGGTGTGGTGTCCTCCTGTTAGTTGTGAACTGTAGTTCCTCATTCCACAATGTGGAATTTAAAGCAACAGTGTCACGCCTGTCTGCACTTGGGAAACAGCTGTGGCATCGCACCATGGTTCTTTTCACCAATGGGGACTGGCTGGGAGGCACCACCATAGAGCAGCACATTGAGAGTGAAGGGGAACCACTTCAAAAGCTGGTTGAGAACTGTGGAAATAGATACCACATTCTGGACAACAAGAACCGAGATGACAGAGGCCAAGTGTCAGAGCTTCTGGAGAAAATTGAGGAAATGCTTGTGCTGGTGAGGCTCAAGGACCAAAAGTACAAGGATGCTGTAGATGCAACTGTTATGGGACTTTCAGCAAAGTTAGAAAAGCTTAAGACAAATAATAATGCAGGCACACCTGagggcatctctctctcacaagacA GGTGTCCCATGGAGAGAGCAGGAGTTTTTAATAATTTGGGTGTTTCTGAGTCTCCAAATGTATCGGATATCACCCCTGCACAAGAAAGACCTCATGGACTGGCTAGGCCTGCAGGTGAACGATGCATATGTGACGCAATGGTGGCAGCGAGAAGCTCTTCAGCGGTTATACAGATAAATGACGGTTGGCAGTGGCCCTCAGTGAATGCCGGAAGAAGGGTGCTGGTAGCAAATGTTCCAGAGTGGTTGTGCTCAGGGGTCTCACAGGGCCCTAGAGGGTTGGGGTCAAATGGCTGGACTCCTGTCTCCACAGATGGGAGCCTTGCTTGGCTTGTGGTCACTCCAGTTTCAAAAAGGCAATCTCGCATGCTGCTTGGAAAAGAAGATGCTGAACACATGGCTGACTGTGTTGAAAGCCCATCGTCCCCTACTAAGCAACATGACCAAAGACACCTGAAAGAATTTATCAAGTCAGGAAGCCTCCAAGCACTAATAGATGAATGGGGAGACAGTAATATCGAGGAGCTAGAGGCCTTCATAGACTCTTACTTAGAGATGGTCTTGCAGGAATCAGTAGAATCAGCCTTAACAGAGCCGAGCAGTTCTGACACCAGCAGCTCTATCAAACATGCTGGTGTGAGTGTGGTTGAAGCTTGCCATGAGGTTCTATCATCCATTGACAGGAAACTCTCTAAGCTTGGTTTGATTGATGGGATGCAAAGGGACTTACAGGAGCTGAAGTCCACTTTGGAGCGGAGCAGCAAGATCATCCAGGATCTTATGGACCCAGGTAGACAAACGGCAGACAACTCAGTGTCCAAACAGGCAAAGAGACAATGTGAGGACAACACCTTAGAAATAAAAGAAAGATAA